Proteins from a single region of Sesamum indicum cultivar Zhongzhi No. 13 linkage group LG5, S_indicum_v1.0, whole genome shotgun sequence:
- the LOC105162105 gene encoding glucan endo-1,3-beta-glucosidase 8, protein MDEMQSQLCHYNVVLLLFVVMMSMVIMATSSVGVNWGTMASHQLPARNVVDMLKDNGFDKVKLFEADEGILEALCGTDIEVMLAVPNYMLEEMSLDPGAAASWVEANLTAYAYPGGVNIRYVAVGNEPFLKTYNGTYLQHTLPALRNIQEAINRAGLGSEIKAIVPFNADIYYSPESNQVPSAGDFRPEIRDLTVQIVQYLYSNAAPFVVNIYPFLSLYQNTYFPLDFAFFDGSNRPFRDGNYVYTNVFDANFDTLVWALTKAGYPDIKIIVGEVGWPTDGDKHANIENAKRFNQGLVRHALSGEGTPARKGEIDVYLFSLVDENAKSIDPGSFERHWGIFEFDGKPKYELDLSGVQANKGLVAVQGVRYMVRRWCILNPHVKDTDQELRGNIDYACSLSDCTSLGYGSSCNHLSVRGNASYAFNMYYQFRNQNEWDCDFSGLAMITEKDPSDDRCHFPVMIAYGNSLLLLHKKLLDILLAILEGCIVFLLLVS, encoded by the exons ATGGATGAAATGCAGTCACAGTTATGTCATTACAATGTAGTGTTATtgttgtttgttgtgatgATGAGCATGGTGATAATGGCCACTAGTAGTGTGGGAGTGAACTGGGGGACGATGGCGTCGCACCAGTTGCCTGCTCGGAATGTGGTTGATATGCTGAAAGACAACGGTTTCGATAAGGTGAAGCTGTTCGAAGCTGATGAGGGTATATTGGAAGCATTATGTGGGACTGATATTGAAGTCATGCTTGCAGTGCCTAATTACATGCTGGAGGAGATGAGCCTCGACCCGGGTGCCGCTGCGTCTTGGGTGGAAGCCAACCTCACTGCCTACGCTTACCCTGGAGGAGTCAATATCAG GTATGTTGCTGTTGGGAATGAACCATTTCTGAAAACCTATAATGGCACCTACCTACAACACACACTGCCAGCACTGAGAAACATCCAGGAAGCAATTAACCGCGCTGGGCTGGGGTCTGAAATCAAAGCAATCGTACCTTTCAATGCTGACATTTACTATTCCCCGGAATCAAATCAAGTTCCTTCGGCTGGTGACTTCAGGCCGGAAATACGTGACCTCACAGTTCAAATCGTCCAATACTTGTATTCAAATGCAGCGCCGTTTGTGGTTAACATCTATCCCTTCTTATCTCTCTATCAGAACACGTATTTCCCTCTAGATTTTGCCTTTTTTGATGGATCAAATAGGCCGTTCAGGGATGGCAACTATGTTTACACTAATGTGTTTGACGCGAATTTCGACACTTTGGTTTGGGCTCTGACCAAAGCAGGGTACCCTGATATAAAGATCATAGTTGGAGAAGTGGGTTGGCCAACTGACGGTGACAAGCATGCCAACATCGAAAATGCAAAGAGGTTCAACCAAGGGCTGGTTCGGCATGCTTTGAGTGGAGAAGGAACACCTGCTAGGAAAGGAGAAATAGATGTTTACCTGTTTAGCCTTGTTGATGAGAATGCCAAAAGCATTGATCCGGGTAGCTTTGAGAGACACTGGGGAATTTTCGAGTTTGATGGGAAGCCAAAGTATGAGTTGGATTTGTCAGGTGTGCAGGCAAACAAAGGTTTAGTGGCTGTACAAGGTGTGAGATATATGGTCAGAAGGTGGTGCATTTTGAACCCGCATGTGAAGGATACGGATCAAGAGTTGCGTGGAAACATAGATTACGCTTGTAGTCTATCTGATTGCACGTCTTTAGGATACGGTTCTTCCTGTAATCATCTCAGTGTGCGAGGGAATGCTTCCTATGCTTTCAACATGTATTATCAATTCAGGAACCAAAACGAATGGGATTGTGATTTCTCAGGTTTGGCTATGATCACAGAGAAGGATCCTTCTGACGATAGGTGCCATTTTCCTGTTATGATTGCTTATGGCAATTCACTGTTGCTGCTGCATAAGAAACTACT